In Dehalococcoidia bacterium, one DNA window encodes the following:
- a CDS encoding N-6 DNA methylase, whose translation MAEALQLEELIRRESPRIAKAISQAAAKAGNEAEFRRPVANLIEEFAEPLDVSFRVQEERTLIAGRADAVYNRFVIEYEPPRSLHGSNGYRNNQHAIDQVRQYIDELHRIERHRVERMAGVATDGSWYIFARYKEGAWTVDEPLPVTPESTATFLRYLASLSTEVALTADHLVRDFGENTTVSRLCVSTIYGALVATDHPKVKVIYDQWREQFAEVCGYDEGRSRVDLRRLARNYGIKDASPNAFRLFFSIHTYYATFIKLLALQVAHFYLAPKLGTGLRQVASYSTDQLLDYLRKMERGGIFRELGINNFLEGDFFGWYLDVWDEAIDKAVRRIVSELAHYSLVTLDVDPEQTRDLLKKLYQNVMPKQVRHNLGQYYTPDWLAERLLNQLGYQGDPDKRLLDPACGSGTFLVLAIQRVKKTALEKMLPEADVLQKILANIVGFDLDPLAVMSARTNYLLAIGDLLQHRQSEVNIPVYLADSILTPAQMEELVGQQMRMMGPEERQYRFKTVVGQFAIPGSLVTAQYVDQLARLLEESVELKRTPEDFRRRFLAIFPLVEGRDKQDLDVVQDLYQRLRQLDEAGVNGIWARIIKNAFAPLFVGRFHYVAGNPPWVVWANLPSSYRSDTGWLWEGYGLTAKASRPQFELGKQSRDISMLFTYVCLDGYVDTGGRLGFVITQSVFKTQGGECFRRFSIANRPFKVRHVDDMVRLQPFEGASNRTSVVIIEKAAATTYPVPYTLWRKRLKGTSIPQEATLDAVSEMTMRSNFVAMPVASDEATAPWITGRPQALRAATRVIGRAAYEGHVGVHTVGGNGVYWLNIVARRPDGLLVVSNVNEGAKRKAEAVQASVEPDLVYPLLRGRDVRAWYGVPSLHMLVPHSTETGWQAINEAALDSEFPRAYGYLKRFQNHLLERAPYKLLRKGHPFYILFGISDYTFAPYKVVWREQGSKLSAAVVGLFDGKPVIPDHKLMLVPLDSEAEAHYVCAMLNSSPCQFVVASYVVEVQTSTHILEHVRIPAFDPHDDVHRRLAELSKQAHEETAAGTRDQSGSIEAQIDAVAARLWGLSDPELREIQQSLAELTG comes from the coding sequence GTGGCCGAGGCCTTACAGCTTGAGGAGCTTATTCGTCGGGAGTCGCCGCGCATCGCAAAGGCCATATCCCAGGCCGCTGCTAAGGCGGGCAATGAGGCGGAGTTTCGGCGGCCTGTTGCGAACCTCATCGAGGAATTCGCAGAGCCCCTTGATGTGTCCTTTCGAGTGCAGGAGGAACGGACACTAATCGCCGGCCGCGCCGACGCTGTCTACAACCGCTTCGTAATCGAGTACGAGCCTCCTCGGTCGCTCCATGGCAGCAACGGCTACCGGAACAACCAACACGCCATCGACCAGGTCAGGCAGTACATCGACGAGCTCCACCGGATTGAGCGCCACCGAGTCGAGCGCATGGCCGGCGTAGCCACGGATGGCTCGTGGTACATCTTCGCGCGCTACAAGGAGGGCGCCTGGACTGTCGATGAGCCGCTCCCGGTCACACCAGAGTCCACTGCCACCTTCCTCCGTTACCTTGCCTCGCTCTCTACCGAGGTGGCCTTGACAGCGGACCACCTCGTCCGCGATTTCGGCGAGAACACTACGGTGTCTCGCCTGTGCGTCAGTACGATCTATGGCGCTCTGGTGGCTACAGACCATCCGAAGGTGAAGGTCATCTACGATCAGTGGCGCGAGCAGTTCGCGGAGGTATGCGGGTATGACGAGGGGCGGAGCCGCGTCGATCTGCGAAGGCTAGCCCGCAACTACGGGATCAAGGACGCCAGCCCGAACGCCTTCCGCCTGTTCTTCTCCATCCATACTTACTACGCGACCTTCATCAAGCTGCTGGCCCTCCAGGTCGCACACTTCTACCTGGCTCCGAAGCTCGGCACCGGCCTTCGACAGGTTGCTAGCTATTCGACAGACCAGTTGCTCGACTACCTCCGAAAGATGGAACGGGGAGGCATATTCCGAGAACTCGGCATCAACAACTTTCTTGAGGGAGACTTCTTTGGCTGGTATCTCGACGTTTGGGACGAGGCGATAGACAAGGCCGTGCGTCGCATCGTTTCAGAACTCGCGCACTATTCCTTGGTGACTCTGGACGTGGACCCGGAGCAGACCCGGGACCTCCTCAAGAAGCTCTACCAGAACGTAATGCCGAAACAGGTTCGCCACAACCTTGGCCAGTACTACACGCCCGATTGGCTGGCCGAGCGGCTCCTCAACCAGCTTGGCTACCAAGGCGACCCCGATAAGCGCTTACTTGATCCTGCCTGCGGCTCAGGCACTTTTCTCGTGCTGGCGATACAGCGCGTCAAGAAGACGGCACTTGAGAAAATGCTTCCGGAGGCCGACGTTCTCCAAAAGATACTGGCGAATATCGTCGGTTTTGACCTAGACCCGCTCGCTGTGATGTCCGCCCGCACGAACTACCTCTTGGCCATCGGCGATCTACTGCAGCACCGGCAGAGCGAGGTGAACATCCCGGTCTACCTGGCCGACTCCATCCTTACACCAGCCCAGATGGAAGAGCTGGTAGGGCAGCAAATGAGAATGATGGGACCAGAAGAGCGGCAATATCGATTCAAGACCGTCGTAGGCCAGTTCGCCATACCGGGGTCCCTCGTAACCGCCCAGTACGTCGATCAGCTCGCGCGGCTCCTAGAAGAGTCTGTTGAGTTGAAGCGGACCCCAGAAGACTTTCGCAGGCGGTTCCTCGCCATCTTTCCCCTTGTCGAGGGACGGGACAAGCAGGATTTGGATGTGGTGCAGGATCTGTACCAGCGACTCCGCCAACTGGACGAGGCCGGCGTAAACGGCATCTGGGCACGGATCATTAAGAACGCCTTCGCGCCGCTGTTCGTTGGTCGCTTTCACTACGTTGCCGGCAATCCGCCGTGGGTCGTCTGGGCGAACCTTCCGAGCTCGTACCGGTCGGACACTGGCTGGCTCTGGGAAGGGTATGGTCTTACGGCAAAGGCGAGCCGGCCACAATTTGAACTAGGCAAACAAAGCCGAGACATATCAATGTTGTTCACCTACGTGTGCTTGGATGGCTATGTAGATACCGGCGGCAGGCTGGGGTTCGTCATAACACAATCAGTCTTCAAAACTCAAGGGGGAGAATGCTTTCGACGGTTCTCAATCGCCAACCGGCCCTTCAAGGTTCGCCACGTTGATGACATGGTCAGACTGCAGCCATTTGAGGGAGCCAGTAATCGAACCAGCGTCGTCATCATCGAGAAAGCCGCGGCAACGACTTACCCGGTACCCTACACACTGTGGCGCAAACGTCTGAAGGGCACTTCGATACCGCAGGAAGCTACTCTCGACGCCGTCTCCGAGATGACAATGCGAAGCAACTTTGTAGCCATGCCGGTTGCCAGCGATGAGGCTACGGCCCCATGGATTACGGGGCGGCCGCAAGCGCTTCGCGCTGCGACCCGCGTTATCGGGCGTGCCGCTTACGAAGGACACGTCGGTGTCCACACGGTCGGGGGAAACGGGGTATATTGGCTCAACATTGTGGCTAGGCGGCCAGACGGGCTATTGGTTGTTTCGAACGTTAATGAGGGCGCTAAGCGGAAGGCGGAAGCTGTTCAAGCTTCCGTGGAGCCTGACCTTGTCTATCCACTGCTACGAGGGCGCGACGTTAGGGCCTGGTATGGCGTGCCCAGCCTTCATATGCTGGTGCCCCATAGCACGGAGACAGGATGGCAAGCAATCAATGAGGCTGCTCTCGACTCTGAGTTTCCGCGGGCATACGGCTACTTGAAACGGTTTCAGAACCATCTGCTAGAGAGGGCCCCCTATAAGCTCTTGAGAAAAGGCCATCCTTTCTACATCTTGTTCGGTATCAGCGACTACACCTTTGCGCCCTATAAGGTGGTGTGGAGGGAGCAAGGCTCAAAACTCTCGGCGGCAGTCGTGGGCCTCTTCGACGGTAAGCCTGTCATCCCTGACCACAAGCTCATGCTAGTGCCTCTCGATTCCGAAGCTGAGGCGCATTACGTTTGCGCCATGCTAAATAGCAGCCCTTGCCAATTTGTGGTTGCGTCTTACGTCGTCGAGGTTCAGACGAGTACTCACATCCTAGAGCATGTCCGGATTCCCGCATTTGACCCTCACGATGATGTCCATCGCCGGCTTGCGGAGCTATCCAAGCAAGCTCACGAGGAGACGGCAGCAGGGACGAGAGACCAGTCAGGCTCCATCGAAGCGCAAATCGATGCAGTAGCCGCCCGCCTATGGGGGCTGTCGGACCCAGAGCTGCGGGAGATCCAGCAGTCGCTGGCGGAGCTGACGGGGTAG
- the dnaN gene encoding DNA polymerase III subunit beta has protein sequence MKLSCLQENLARGLGIVGRAVATRTTLPITGHVLIATEDGRLKLSATNLEIALTAWIGAQIEEEGAITIPARLLTDFVNSLPPERIDMTLAPRSRQLRLVCARNEATIGGMNADDFPPIPRIEGGQGLALDPESLHKAISQVVFAAATDDSRPVLTGVHTLIEGSELTFAAADGFRLSVHRLVLSAAADERTELIIPARALSELNRLLPDEEEPVQMTLNPGKTQVLFRLKNIEMVAQLIQGTFPNYHQLIPQSYTSRAVVSAGDFLRETRIASIFARDGSGIVRLQFSPGEDVAPGKMTISARAEEIGDNLGEIDALVEGEESKIAFNGKYLQDVLQVLESEQVALETTSPSSPGVIRPVGVENYVHVVMPMFVQW, from the coding sequence ATGAAGCTCTCGTGCCTCCAGGAGAACCTTGCCCGCGGACTCGGCATCGTCGGCCGCGCCGTGGCCACCCGCACTACCCTCCCCATCACCGGACACGTCCTCATCGCCACCGAGGACGGCCGGCTCAAGCTCTCCGCCACCAACCTCGAAATAGCGCTCACCGCCTGGATCGGCGCCCAGATCGAAGAAGAAGGCGCCATCACCATACCTGCTCGCCTCCTTACCGACTTCGTCAACTCGCTCCCGCCCGAGCGCATCGACATGACCCTCGCCCCTCGCTCGCGACAGCTCCGCCTCGTCTGCGCCCGCAACGAAGCCACCATCGGCGGCATGAACGCCGACGACTTCCCGCCTATTCCGCGCATCGAGGGCGGACAGGGCCTCGCGCTCGACCCCGAGAGCCTCCACAAGGCCATCTCCCAGGTCGTCTTCGCCGCCGCCACCGACGATTCGCGCCCCGTCCTTACCGGCGTCCACACACTGATCGAAGGCAGCGAACTCACGTTTGCCGCCGCCGACGGCTTCCGACTCTCCGTCCACCGCCTCGTTCTGTCTGCTGCCGCCGACGAACGCACCGAACTCATCATTCCCGCTCGTGCCCTCTCCGAGCTCAACCGTCTCCTCCCCGACGAGGAAGAGCCCGTGCAGATGACCCTGAACCCAGGCAAGACCCAGGTGCTCTTCCGCCTCAAGAACATCGAAATGGTCGCACAGCTCATCCAGGGCACCTTCCCCAACTACCACCAGCTCATACCCCAGAGCTACACCAGCCGCGCCGTCGTCAGCGCCGGCGACTTCCTCCGCGAAACCCGCATCGCCTCCATCTTCGCCCGCGACGGGAGCGGCATCGTGCGACTCCAGTTCTCCCCCGGCGAGGACGTCGCCCCCGGCAAGATGACCATCTCCGCCCGCGCCGAAGAGATAGGCGACAACCTGGGCGAGATCGACGCCCTGGTGGAGGGAGAAGAATCGAAGATCGCCTTCAACGGCAAGTACTTGCAGGACGTCCTGCAAGTGCTGGAGAGCGAACAGGTTGCCCTCGAGACGACGAGTCCCTCAAGCCCGGGCGTCATCCGCCCCGTCGGCGTCGAGAACTACGTCCACGTCGTCATGCCCATGTTCGTCCAGTGGTGA
- a CDS encoding HAD family hydrolase: protein MTQSESQQLLPVDGIRAVAFDCYGTLIDFTDKAFQRTYHEICRLQGLPFEGKVLFDKWMEIWRRMASQGKARENPRNWSMRNRSLSGPVLTFRPYCEEWPEHFDACFRELGVAGDAFAAYEHVRNCLADASPYEDTVRVLEAVRSRYHTGILSNADDDFLFACLQKNRLDGFELIVTSESAGVYKPHERIFRAYVEEAGLAVEEVLYVGDSQFADVIGAKNAGMRVAWVNRDGAARHKTTPAPDIEVGSLSALIDLLLPTP, encoded by the coding sequence TTGACACAATCAGAATCCCAGCAGCTTCTTCCCGTTGACGGCATTCGAGCGGTGGCGTTTGACTGCTACGGCACGCTGATCGATTTCACGGATAAGGCGTTCCAGCGCACTTACCACGAGATCTGCCGCTTGCAGGGTCTGCCGTTCGAGGGGAAGGTCCTGTTCGACAAGTGGATGGAGATCTGGCGGCGGATGGCCTCACAGGGCAAGGCGCGCGAGAACCCGCGCAACTGGTCGATGCGCAACCGCAGCCTCTCCGGCCCCGTTCTCACTTTCCGTCCCTATTGTGAGGAGTGGCCGGAGCACTTCGACGCGTGCTTCCGTGAGCTGGGCGTTGCGGGGGACGCGTTCGCGGCGTACGAGCACGTGCGCAACTGCCTGGCAGATGCCTCGCCGTACGAGGACACCGTGCGGGTGCTGGAAGCGGTCCGCTCTCGATACCACACGGGCATCCTCTCGAACGCCGACGACGACTTCCTCTTCGCCTGCCTCCAGAAGAACCGGCTGGACGGCTTCGAGCTGATCGTGACCTCGGAGAGCGCGGGCGTGTACAAGCCGCACGAGCGCATATTCCGCGCCTACGTGGAGGAGGCGGGCCTGGCGGTGGAAGAGGTCCTGTACGTGGGCGACAGCCAGTTTGCGGACGTGATAGGCGCGAAGAACGCCGGCATGCGTGTCGCCTGGGTGAACCGCGACGGTGCAGCGCGGCATAAGACCACACCGGCCCCCGATATCGAGGTCGGGTCGCTCTCAGCTCTCATCGATCTCTTGCTTCCGACACCATGA
- the hemL gene encoding glutamate-1-semialdehyde 2,1-aminomutase — protein sequence MSLSHERSREIFDRSQRYMPGGVNSPVRAFRAVGGEPLVIARGEGPYLDDVDGNRYVDYACSWGPLILGHAHPAVVEAVQQAAERGTSYGAPTEAELELAEMVVEAVPSIEMVRFVSSGTEATMSALRLARAFTGRDKIVKFEGCYHGHADGLLVQAGSGVATLSLPDSPGVPRSYAEETLVARFNDFGSVERLFDHYSSDIAAVIVEPVAGNMGVVPPQPGFLESLRKISSDYGSLLVFDEVITGFRVAYGGAQSLFGVTPDLTCLGKVIGGGLPVGAYGGKRAIMEMMAPMGPVYQAGTLSGNPLAMAAGLATLRALREPGTYERLEEMSSRLGDGVAAGAAGARVPLQVNRVGSMITLFFSEAPVVDYAGARRAGTERYAQFFRSMLDHGVYLPPSQFEALFVSLAHSSEDIEQTISSASAVLKEMASS from the coding sequence ATGAGTCTCTCCCACGAGCGCTCCCGCGAAATCTTCGACCGGTCGCAGCGCTACATGCCGGGCGGCGTGAACAGCCCCGTCCGCGCCTTTCGCGCCGTCGGCGGCGAGCCGCTGGTCATCGCGCGGGGCGAAGGCCCCTACCTCGACGATGTCGACGGGAATCGTTATGTCGACTACGCCTGCTCATGGGGACCGCTTATCCTCGGGCACGCGCATCCGGCGGTAGTCGAGGCGGTGCAGCAGGCGGCGGAGCGCGGCACAAGCTACGGCGCGCCCACCGAAGCCGAGCTTGAGTTGGCGGAGATGGTCGTCGAAGCCGTTCCCTCCATCGAGATGGTCCGCTTCGTAAGCTCGGGCACGGAGGCGACCATGTCGGCGCTCCGCCTCGCCCGCGCGTTCACCGGCCGCGACAAGATCGTGAAGTTCGAGGGGTGCTATCACGGCCACGCCGACGGCCTGCTGGTCCAGGCGGGCTCGGGGGTGGCGACGCTCAGCCTGCCCGATAGCCCCGGCGTGCCTCGCTCTTACGCGGAAGAGACGCTCGTCGCCCGCTTCAACGATTTCGGCAGCGTCGAGAGGCTGTTCGACCACTACTCCAGCGACATCGCCGCCGTCATCGTCGAGCCGGTCGCCGGCAACATGGGCGTGGTGCCGCCGCAGCCCGGCTTCCTGGAATCGCTGCGCAAGATCAGTTCCGACTACGGCAGCCTGCTCGTGTTCGACGAGGTCATAACGGGCTTTCGGGTAGCCTACGGCGGGGCGCAGTCGCTTTTCGGCGTGACGCCGGACCTGACGTGTCTGGGCAAGGTAATCGGTGGTGGTCTCCCCGTCGGAGCGTACGGCGGCAAGCGAGCGATCATGGAGATGATGGCGCCGATGGGGCCGGTGTACCAGGCAGGGACGCTCTCCGGCAACCCGCTGGCGATGGCCGCCGGCCTGGCGACGTTGCGCGCCCTGCGCGAGCCGGGAACATACGAGCGATTGGAAGAGATGTCGTCGCGGCTGGGGGACGGGGTGGCGGCCGGCGCGGCGGGCGCCCGCGTCCCGCTGCAAGTCAATCGCGTCGGCTCGATGATCACGCTCTTCTTCAGCGAGGCGCCCGTTGTCGACTACGCGGGCGCCCGCCGCGCCGGCACCGAACGCTACGCCCAATTCTTTCGCTCCATGCTCGACCACGGCGTCTACCTGCCGCCATCGCAATTCGAAGCGCTGTTCGTGTCGCTCGCGCACAGTAGCGAAGACATTGAGCAGACTATCTCTTCGGCCAGCGCCGTCCTCAAGGAGATGGCTTCTTCCTGA
- a CDS encoding ATP-binding protein — MMTARKRPDGTYDLPVGRGHIGAEVLEIISGALYTNPLDVVREYIQNAVDGRATDVRIEVRDDEVVISDNGRGMDLSELDEARKIAISRKRKDTQVGFRGIGIYSSFSVCDRLEIVTRPAAGHDAYRLQFMYGDIRSQIEKAREGLIDPVSLMDVLDQYTHISDAPAGVARGNPSGSFTRVRLSNPTQRFNSRVGQVDALSAYLVSTVPLDFSDDFEHAATVREAIATNVPEFNLIRVVVKVGDDPDQLIVQPAVEDLIPPTIRLLTDPNTGSPVALIWACLNRERRGIKPAHVQGFLVRVKGFAIGDRQFARQFWGRRGYGVLYPWYTGEVYVLDGSITPTAERNDFEESAAKERLYELLRHEFGRLERAADKRREALVDVQKLSRGAKPSSDLPEVLRRLEEAGQELDTSAALKPDELLDEKGARVTSLGAPMTPPSSQRAPVGVGLAQPEKEATEATAVDEESIAQMLYSLPIQWPQDTREVVDIVDETLQEDLEPVKYRQCARDVRKKLETWEQDGDAE; from the coding sequence ATGATGACTGCAAGGAAGAGACCAGACGGAACCTACGACCTGCCGGTGGGACGTGGCCATATCGGAGCGGAGGTTCTGGAAATCATTTCGGGAGCCCTGTACACGAATCCACTTGATGTGGTCCGCGAGTACATCCAGAATGCTGTTGACGGCAGGGCTACCGACGTCCGCATCGAAGTCCGCGACGACGAAGTTGTCATCTCAGACAACGGCAGGGGTATGGACTTGTCGGAGCTTGACGAAGCGCGCAAGATAGCGATTTCTCGCAAGCGTAAAGACACGCAAGTTGGCTTCAGAGGCATCGGAATCTACTCCTCCTTCTCCGTGTGCGATCGTCTCGAGATCGTTACCAGACCAGCAGCAGGTCACGACGCATATCGTCTTCAGTTCATGTACGGCGACATCCGTTCTCAAATCGAAAAGGCGAGAGAAGGTCTAATAGATCCTGTGTCACTGATGGACGTCTTGGATCAATACACTCACATTAGCGATGCGCCGGCCGGAGTCGCCCGCGGGAATCCTAGTGGATCGTTCACTAGGGTTCGCCTCTCCAACCCGACCCAAAGATTCAACTCGCGAGTTGGGCAGGTGGACGCACTGTCCGCCTATCTCGTGTCCACGGTCCCATTGGACTTCTCAGATGACTTCGAGCATGCTGCGACCGTCCGAGAAGCTATTGCTACAAATGTCCCGGAGTTCAATCTCATACGCGTCGTCGTGAAGGTCGGCGATGATCCCGACCAACTCATCGTGCAACCGGCTGTAGAGGATCTCATCCCACCGACGATACGGCTGCTGACTGATCCGAATACCGGATCGCCGGTTGCCCTCATTTGGGCGTGCCTGAATCGAGAGCGGAGAGGGATCAAGCCCGCACACGTCCAGGGATTCCTTGTACGAGTGAAGGGCTTCGCCATAGGCGATAGACAGTTCGCGCGCCAATTCTGGGGGCGAAGGGGGTACGGCGTTCTGTATCCCTGGTATACCGGCGAGGTTTACGTGCTCGACGGTTCGATTACACCGACTGCTGAACGAAATGACTTCGAAGAGAGTGCGGCAAAGGAGCGGCTGTACGAACTGCTGAGGCATGAATTCGGACGTCTGGAACGTGCCGCTGATAAAAGGAGGGAGGCCTTAGTTGACGTACAAAAGCTGTCGAGAGGGGCGAAGCCGTCGTCAGACCTTCCCGAGGTCCTCCGCCGCCTTGAGGAGGCAGGTCAAGAGCTAGATACTTCTGCTGCACTGAAGCCTGACGAACTCCTGGACGAGAAGGGCGCGCGTGTAACAAGTCTCGGTGCCCCTATGACACCGCCATCGAGCCAACGTGCGCCAGTTGGCGTCGGCCTCGCGCAGCCGGAGAAGGAGGCAACCGAGGCTACGGCGGTTGATGAAGAAAGTATCGCTCAGATGCTATATTCACTCCCTATTCAGTGGCCGCAAGACACGCGTGAGGTGGTGGACATCGTAGATGAGACTCTTCAGGAGGACCTAGAACCCGTGAAGTATCGTCAGTGTGCACGTGATGTTCGCAAGAAGTTGGAGACTTGGGAACAAGACGGCGATGCTGAGTAG
- a CDS encoding nucleotidyl transferase AbiEii/AbiGii toxin family protein — MKYATAGAFRTALERRLVTMAGQTGVPLVRLRKLVVFDRLMARLMVAAPNRWVVKGAVALHFRLGPEFRTTKDMDLGRQDSEKEATADFVAAQSFDLGDYFTFVVERTGKLDATGGAAVRYHVTAELAGRLFEDVTVDVSFGEALTADPELVRGPELLSFAGIPPAEVPALPLEQHVAEKVHAYTRSYAGGRVRRASRTSLTW; from the coding sequence GTGAAGTACGCAACCGCCGGCGCATTTCGGACGGCCCTTGAGCGGCGGCTCGTTACGATGGCGGGCCAGACGGGCGTCCCGCTCGTGCGGTTGCGCAAGCTCGTCGTCTTCGACCGCTTGATGGCGCGCCTGATGGTCGCGGCTCCGAACCGGTGGGTCGTAAAGGGTGCGGTGGCGCTGCACTTTCGTCTGGGACCCGAGTTCCGGACGACGAAGGACATGGATCTCGGCCGGCAGGACAGCGAGAAGGAGGCGACGGCCGATTTCGTTGCGGCGCAGTCGTTCGACCTTGGGGACTACTTCACCTTCGTTGTCGAACGCACTGGGAAGCTCGACGCAACGGGGGGCGCCGCCGTGAGGTACCACGTTACCGCAGAGCTCGCCGGCCGACTTTTCGAGGATGTCACGGTAGACGTTAGCTTCGGCGAGGCGCTCACCGCTGATCCAGAGCTCGTTCGGGGCCCGGAGTTGCTCAGTTTCGCTGGTATCCCGCCGGCGGAAGTCCCGGCGCTGCCCCTCGAACAACACGTCGCCGAGAAGGTTCACGCCTACACGAGAAGCTACGCTGGCGGTCGTGTCAGACGCGCGTCAAGGACCTCATTGACCTGGTGA
- a CDS encoding ATP-binding protein has product MTTEPEAAEIVRAEAEVEQTPVGRTSATERDPNTSDKFQFWLGPDIIVNPFDIVEVGQVSQEADHASKTYGLVTILEHRTDAPSHLANFISSNFGELSEEPNTPRTGTTIAKANVMSNNAGIYMPVPNERPVLFADSAGIEEALGIDQMVPRDRIPAGLIKMSNGVAAVAYIDRRYVLGPESAHVNISGISGLATKTSYAMFLIQSILQRAEDPSKIAVIIMNVKQGDLLHVDERGPDLSADQHELWERMQLEPKPFDQGTVTYLLPRGPTGQPNSFFPPDIYKIYAYDLDATADKLDLLMTDVSDPSGTMESIIGDIMMGLQSGQGDLANVHSWQNLLWGLPLFDPQDRQTRRWGDHHKASVGKFRRHLRRLVQTRQSGIFVDSRATNEHLLSDEIAKLRGGRVYVVDIAKLTDAEQTLVFGDLLRTVYTLKAEEAEDDQDREVPEKIIFFVDELNKYAPSGARTSPITEQVLDIAERGRSLGVTLISAQQFMSAVHSRVTGNSATKVIGRSGSAEVLQPDYRFLDDEVKLNVSRLAKGELLLTHAVYRQPVKVIFPMPAYKQQQI; this is encoded by the coding sequence ATGACGACAGAACCCGAAGCTGCGGAGATCGTGAGGGCGGAAGCCGAGGTTGAGCAAACTCCCGTCGGCAGAACCTCGGCCACCGAGAGGGATCCGAACACCTCCGACAAGTTCCAGTTTTGGCTTGGCCCCGACATAATCGTCAACCCGTTCGACATCGTCGAGGTCGGCCAGGTGTCGCAAGAAGCCGATCACGCGAGCAAGACCTACGGCCTCGTCACAATCCTCGAGCATCGTACGGACGCGCCGAGCCACCTTGCCAACTTCATCTCCAGTAACTTCGGCGAGCTGAGCGAAGAGCCCAACACGCCCCGAACAGGCACTACCATCGCGAAGGCGAATGTAATGAGCAACAACGCGGGCATCTATATGCCCGTGCCCAACGAGCGCCCCGTGCTGTTCGCCGACTCGGCCGGAATCGAAGAAGCATTGGGGATCGACCAGATGGTGCCCAGGGACCGGATTCCGGCTGGCCTCATAAAGATGAGCAACGGTGTCGCCGCCGTGGCCTACATCGACCGGAGGTACGTTTTGGGGCCAGAGTCCGCCCATGTGAACATATCAGGAATCTCAGGACTGGCGACCAAGACCTCCTACGCGATGTTCCTAATCCAGAGTATCCTTCAACGGGCAGAGGACCCTTCGAAGATCGCGGTCATCATCATGAACGTCAAACAGGGTGACCTGCTCCACGTCGATGAGCGAGGGCCGGATCTGAGCGCCGACCAACATGAGCTCTGGGAGCGAATGCAGCTTGAGCCCAAGCCCTTCGACCAGGGAACGGTGACATACCTGCTCCCGCGAGGCCCTACCGGACAGCCCAACAGCTTCTTCCCGCCCGACATCTACAAGATTTACGCCTATGACCTGGACGCCACTGCCGACAAGCTCGACCTCCTGATGACGGATGTGTCCGACCCATCCGGGACAATGGAGTCCATCATCGGCGATATAATGATGGGCCTGCAGAGTGGACAAGGGGACCTCGCAAACGTTCACAGCTGGCAGAATCTCCTCTGGGGCCTGCCACTGTTCGACCCGCAAGATCGACAGACACGACGGTGGGGTGACCATCACAAGGCATCCGTCGGCAAGTTTCGGCGCCATCTCAGGCGCCTGGTGCAGACGCGGCAGTCCGGTATCTTCGTCGACTCCCGGGCCACAAACGAGCATCTCCTGTCAGACGAGATTGCCAAACTGCGGGGTGGCCGCGTGTACGTGGTTGACATCGCGAAGCTCACGGATGCCGAGCAGACACTCGTATTCGGCGACCTGCTGCGCACGGTTTACACCCTGAAGGCAGAAGAGGCGGAGGACGATCAAGACCGGGAAGTCCCGGAGAAGATCATTTTCTTCGTAGATGAGCTCAACAAGTACGCGCCCAGTGGAGCCCGCACGTCGCCAATTACTGAGCAGGTGTTGGATATCGCTGAGCGTGGCAGGTCCCTTGGGGTCACCCTTATCTCGGCGCAGCAGTTCATGAGTGCGGTTCACAGCCGGGTGACGGGCAACTCGGCAACCAAGGTCATTGGTCGCTCGGGCTCCGCTGAGGTCCTCCAGCCCGATTACCGGTTCCTGGACGACGAGGTGAAGCTCAACGTCAGTCGGCTTGCCAAGGGAGAGCTACTTCTGACACACGCTGTCTATCGCCAGCCCGTGAAGGTGATTTTCCCGATGCCGGCGTACAAGCAGCAGCAGATCTGA